The nucleotide window CCCCACACAGTGAGTGGGATGTTTGCATATGAACCTCTTATCAAACTGAACTGAGGACCTTGTTCAGATAAATATCCCACAAAGTCGAGCAACTCATCATTCTCCAAGAAGACAAGACCACAACTGGTGGTAAAAGCAACATGGCTTCATCACTTCTAGCAACAGCAGGAGGACTTCTGTTACTTTTCTCCTTCTCATCAGCAGTAAGTCGCCAACTTAAGCTAAATATTATACTGATGCTATTTAGCTGACCAACAACCATTAAgttttgtgttggttttttttgtgtagcaAACCCGAGGAGACAGCCTTGCATCATGCAACCCAAATGACGGCTTTGTAAGTATGCAGTTATTAACAATGACCTATCATCTTTTTGCTGTGTGTACATCAGAGAAAACACTATAGGTGACATATTTTTATATGCTCTGTCTGTATTTAGGGAAGGTACTGTCCAACTACATGTGGAGTGGCTGATTACATGCTGAACTATATGCCAGTAGTGACAGATGATTTGGACCAGATGCAAAAGGATTTGGAAAGAATTGCCAATTTGACACAGGGGACAGAAGAAACAGTTGTCTACATGAAAGATGCTGCAACTGCAGCTCAAAAGAGTAGTGGGCCAGGTAACATATTCAGTTTGATTTATATGgttcatttgtgttttactCATTATGAATATGGCTAGATGGTTGCTTTAATTTTGTTATCTACcaatttttgttttcaaagttaCATTCCCCggtttaataatattataacaaAAGTTTGTGCTTATGTCAATTTATTCATggccacatttttaaaaagtgttttacagattactttaatataaatttaaaacaaagtcCATTACTGAAACTGACTTGTTATTTCAGACCAGTACTTCAGGAGGTCATCGAGTATGCTGGAAGATGTTCTTCGATTTGAAAAAACTATCATTACACAAGAGCAGCAAATGTTGTAAGTTACAGTTAACACTGAACTCATACACTTGATTGCAATGATTTGCTTGTCATGACTTGGCACCTTCATATAGTGTAGTGGAAAGTATATTAGcacatttacttaagtatgCTTATGTAAGATTTTGAGCTACATgagtatttgcattttatgtTATGTTCTACTCTGCTCTACATTTACTTGATAACTATAGTTAGTAGTTGCTTTGCAGATTACATTGTCCATCCATAACatacgatttttttttttttatttgagataATTTTTTTGGATTAGGGTGTAAAACATAATTTGTCTCCACTTTGTCCAGCTTTaacatgaaaattaaaattaaatagaatatttttttaatatatataatgtaatataacaccttaaaaacacacagtactTTTGATACTTCTTTCACTACTGTTCATATCTGTCTTTGCTTATTCAATTGCTTGCAGCCACCCACACTCTCAGGTCAAGCACACCAACATTCGCTGCTAGGACTGAACATAGATCATGGTGCTATTTTCCACCCACACATGTttacaggacttttttttttaaagtactcaAAAGAAATTAAGTTTCTCAGGTTAAATGAttacttcttcctctttctattTATATTACTTTGTGAAATATCTCTGAGcttcattattttgttaaaaaaatacattaataatgaataatattaataatacttttctttcctccagTGAACTTCAGAATTTAATTTCATCCAACGAGAGGAGAATGGCAGACCTGAAACAACTCTCcattcagctgcagcagacatGTAGTGAGCCCTGCAAAGACGAGGTTGAGGTTCAGACAATTACAGGAACAGgtaaaatcaaaaaaatcaaaaaaatactttgacCCTCAGGCCATTCCCTTTTCACATGAAGTTTCTCAATCATGCATCATCTGAACAACATTTGCCCTTGTCCAGTGTTTAGTCAGAGCGTAAAATCAATAGGCTGCATCAACAAAAAGTAAACAGATTTAATCCAGCTGCAATTTGCTGTGACCTCATTTCACAAgtcttttttctaaatgttacaaaaatgaAGTTGACTGTGTACATCAAACCAAAGGCAGGAACATATCTGGTGATTTTGTCAGAATCTATAAAAATTGTAATATTGTTGAACTTGCTATctactttttcttctcttttttactAGACTGCCAGGATGTTGCTAACAAAGGTGCCACCACCAGTGGTCTTTACTATGTGAAACCACTGAAAGCTACTGAACAGTTCCTGGTATACTGTGAGATTGACAGCTTTGGACGTGGGTTCACAGTAATACAGAGGGTATGCATCACTTTAAAACTGCCTGTTTAATGTTCATCATTGATTATTGCAAACTGTTTGTATAAGAAGTAGAGCTTCACAGAAAAAATGGGCTGTGGATTGTCCTGAAAGCAAATAACTGGTAATACTGATTAGGGACTGTACGAAAATTATTCATAGGAACTAAGGCAGCCTGTAAGGCTGTCCCTTATAGATCCCTTATTTCACCATAGATATTAAGGTAAAGAATAACATGTCCGGTCATGAAGTCAAGTTTAAACATTAAtctcatattatatataaattcaACCAAATGACACTCAGGCCTGTTACAAATTAAAATCTATTAGGATataagaaatgttttgttaaCCAACAGAGtgcttaaaaaaagaatcagTCTCATCCTCTGTCTTAACAAATTATGACTCTGATATCTTTTTTGTGTCCACAGAGACGTGACGGCAGTGTGGACTTCCACAAGGACTGGACCCAGTACAAGGAGGGCTTTGGTTATCTCTCCCCAGATGACACCACAGAGTACTGGCTCGGCAATGAGAAGATTCATCTGCTGACTACCGGACCGACCATCCCAACTGTGCTGAGGATAGAACTTGTTGACTGGGAGGGCAACAAAAGGTACGTACTTGCACATGCAATAACAGATTATGTAAGAGATGAGCAAAGAGACTCGCTGACAAGGCAAACATAGCCCTGATGATGAAGTTACCTTTGATGACGCAGCAGAGGTTATCCAAGACTAAATCCTCCTCTGTGACCCCCTTTCTCCAGATATGCTGACTACACGATGTTCAGAGTCGGGTCAGAGATGGACATGTATCGTCTGACTTATGGCTACTACTTTGGTGGTGATGCAGGAGATGCTTTCGATGGTTTTGACTTTGGAGATGACCCCAGTGACAAGTTCTACACATCTCACAACGGCATGCAGTTCAGCACTTTCGACAGGGACAATGACAAGTATGACGGCAACTGTGCACAACAGGATGGCTCCGGCTGGTGGATGAACAGGTGTCATGCTGCCCATTTGAATGGCAAATACTACCAAGGTAAGACTTGACTAAAATTTGTGCCAAGCCTTGGCATTATTGGTGCAAAATTATCTCAGTTTAAAGTACTAAAATCATTCTCTTTTTTAACCCACAAagccaaagaaaaaaagca belongs to Scomber scombrus chromosome 2, fScoSco1.1, whole genome shotgun sequence and includes:
- the fgg gene encoding fibrinogen gamma chain: MASSLLATAGGLLLLFSFSSAQTRGDSLASCNPNDGFGRYCPTTCGVADYMLNYMPVVTDDLDQMQKDLERIANLTQGTEETVVYMKDAATAAQKSSGPDQYFRRSSSMLEDVLRFEKTIITQEQQMFELQNLISSNERRMADLKQLSIQLQQTCSEPCKDEVEVQTITGTDCQDVANKGATTSGLYYVKPLKATEQFLVYCEIDSFGRGFTVIQRRRDGSVDFHKDWTQYKEGFGYLSPDDTTEYWLGNEKIHLLTTGPTIPTVLRIELVDWEGNKRYADYTMFRVGSEMDMYRLTYGYYFGGDAGDAFDGFDFGDDPSDKFYTSHNGMQFSTFDRDNDKYDGNCAQQDGSGWWMNRCHAAHLNGKYYQGGRYTEKDAGEHGYDNGIIWVTWHTRWYSLKETTMKLIPLSRITAGGQQSDLKQFGGLGDS